In Zea mays cultivar B73 chromosome 7, Zm-B73-REFERENCE-NAM-5.0, whole genome shotgun sequence, the following proteins share a genomic window:
- the LOC103633443 gene encoding coproporphyrinogen III oxidase: protein MEELPVPVDHPIGETAGRPLHDAGRCKRNTPMHVPAPHLLPAPPKPHYHAALRFTVAASAAPASPRKAVIVGGGLAGLAAATHLTSLSVPFTLVEASDRLGGRVATDVVDGYRLDRGFQIFLTAYPECRRLLDFPELRLRPFYPGALVFVGAGEPFYLLSDPFRLPLRSLSAVFSPVGTLTDKVLVGLTRLRAAATPDDVILSAPETTTGEHLARLGFSPSIVERFLRPFLAGIFFDPALDTSSRLFELVFKRLALGDNALPEDGIGAIAAQLAARLPAGSVRLNTRAVGIDQSGVTLDTGETVAGGLGVIVAVEQPQAEKLLPQLPAQGKAKKSERSTVCLYFSTDRAPVQDPILLLNGSGKGIVNNMFFVTNVAPSYAPAGKVLVSVSLVGSFADREDADLADEVVRELGGWFGDGEVASWTHLSTYRIGFAQPDQTPPTTPAGRDPRVGDGLYVCGDHWCSATFDGALVSGRRAAEALAKDRGL from the coding sequence ATGGAGGAGCTCCCAGTACCAGTAGACCACCCAATTGGGGAAACCGCCGGCCGGCCTCTTCACGACGCTGGTCGCTGCAAGCGCAACACGCCCATGCACGTCCCCGCACCCCACCTCCTCCCCGCGCCGCCCAAGCCCCACTACCATGCCGCGCTCCGCTTCACCGTGGCCGCTTCCGCGGCGCCGGCGAGCCCCCGCAAAGCCGTCATTGTAGGCGGCGGGCTCGCGGGCCTTGCCGCGGCGACTCACCTGACGTCGCTCTCCGTGCCGTTCACGCTCGTCGAGGCCTCCGACCGCCTCGGCGGCCGCGTCGCCACCGACGTGGTGGACGGGTACCGCCTGGACAGGGGTTTCCAGATCTTCCTCACCGCGTACCCGGAGTGCCGTCGCCTCCTCGACTTCCCGGAGCTCAGGCTCCGGCCATTCTACCCCGGCGCGCTCGTCTTCGTCGGCGCCGGGGAGCCGTTCTACCTGCTCTCCGACCCGTTCCGCCTCCCGCTGCGTTCCCTCTCCGCGGTGTTCTCCCCCGTGGGCACCCTCACCGACAAGGTCCTCGTCGGGCTCACGCGCCTCCGGGCGGCCGCCACCCCGGACGACGTCATCCTCTCGGCGCCGGAGACGACCACGGGGGAGCACTTGGCGCGGCTCGGCTTCTCGCCCTCCATCGTGGAGCGGTTCCTGCGGCCGTTCCTCGCAGGAATATTCTTCGACCCTGCGCTCGACACGTCGTCCCGCCTCTTCGAGCTCGTGTTCAAGCGCCTCGCCCTGGGCGACAACGCCCTGCCGGAGGACGGCATCGGCGCCATCGCGGCGCAGCTCGCGGCTCGCCTGCCAGCGGGCTCCGTCCGCCTCAACACCCGCGCCGTCGGCATCGACCAGTCCGGTGTGACGCTGGATACCGGCGAAACCGTCGCCGGCGGACTCGGCGTCATCGTCGCTGTCGAGCAGCCTCAGGCCGAGAAGCTTCTGCCGCAGCTACCAGCTCAAGGAAAGGCCAAGAAATCGGAGAGGAGCACCGTGTGCCTCTACTTCTCCACCGACCGGGCGCCGGTCCAGGACCCCATCCTGCTGCTCAACGGGTCGGGCAAGGGGATAGTGAACAACATGTTCTTCGTCACCAACGTGGCGCCGTCGTACGCACCGGCGGGTAAGGTGCTGGTGTCCGTGTCCCTCGTTGGCTCGTTCGCCGACAGGGAGGACGCCGATCTGGCCGACGAAGTGGTCCGGGAGCTTGGCGGGTGGTTCGGCGACGGAGAGGTCGCGTCGTGGACACACTTGTCGACGTATCGCATCGGGTTCGCGCAGCCGGACCAGACGCCGCCCACGACACCGGCGGGGAGGGACCCGAGAGTGGGTGACGGATTGTACGTCTGCGGTGACCACTGGTGCTCTGCCACGTTCGACGGCGCGCTGGTGTCGGGAAGGAgggcggccgaagctctggccAAGGACAGGGGACTATGA
- the LOC103633444 gene encoding uncharacterized protein yields MGQGKEVKTRPDPEVEIQEKGEIFFFYRPKVGKDEAHGPDDVQRMYIVLRPESAGGGGRTVEEKQAPDSGKEGRKRRRQGDGAQEESEEKGADGGHGKEEVNIEDQPLLRLVVMGRKSLPDPAKHSRPYWGYVELVTTKVDDIKDALKEEEYSTATRGKRHRAAARALGEGVYRIVKHESESGSGGRRRSPRPHTHLVYKLELPSTRGAMEPQEAMNVEPEASFLVQVKNPDPPSGGRDGGFRGLQSKRRAAFPAHLQDAFGGRRYAPADPPDLLNYEGCELLLIAASDDVEDELGLQLEGEVEDGEGEGVETPQGALGCSDLVKMFGEVADVKPLLSGSWD; encoded by the exons ATGGGGCAGGGCAAGGAGGTGAAGACGCGACCGGACCCCGAGGTGGAGATCCAGGAGAAGggcgagatcttcttcttctaccGACCCAAGGTGGGCAAGGACGAGGCGCACGGTCCCGACGACGTGCAGCGCATGTACATCGTCCTGCGCCCTGAgtccgccggcggcggcggccgcaccGTCGAGGAGAAGCAGGCGCCGGACTCCGGCAAGGAAGGCCGCAAGCGCCGCCGGCAGGGAGACGGCGCCCAGGAAGAAAGCGAGGAGAAAGGCGCGGATGGCGGCCACGGCAAGGAG GAGGTGAACATCGAGGACCAGCCGTTGCTCCGGCTGGTCGTGATGGGGAGGAAGAGCCTGCCGGACCCAGCGAAGCACAGCCGCCCGTACTGGGGTTACGTCGAGCTCGTCACCACCAAGGTCGACGACATCAAGGACGCGCTCAAGGAAG AGGAGTACAGCACGGCGACGCGGGGTAAGCGGCAcagggcggcggcgcgggcgctGGGCGAGGGCGTGTACCGCATCGTGAAGCACGAGTCCGAGTCCGGCTCCGGCGGGCGGCGGCGGAGCCCGCGCCCGCACACCCACCTCGTGTACAAGCTGGAGCTCCCATCCACCCGCGGCGCCATGGAGCCGCAGGAGGCGATGAACGTGGAGCCGGAGGCGTCGTTCCTCGTGCAGGTCAAGAACCCCGACCCGCCCTCCGGCGGCCGCGACGGCGGGTTCCGCGGGCTGCAGAGCAAGCGCCGGGCCGCGTTCCCCGCGCACCTGCAGGACGCGTTCGGGGGTCGGCGGTACGCGCCGGCCGACCCGCCGGACCTGCTCAACTACGAGGGGTGCGAGCTGCTGCTGATCGCGGCGTCGGACGATGTGGAGGACGAGCTCGGGCTGCAGCTGGAGGGGGAAGTGGAGGACGGCGAAGGTGAGGGTGTGGAGACTCCGCAGGGCGCGCTGGGGTGCTCCGACCTGGTGAAGATGTTCGGCGAGGTGGCCGACGTGAAGCCGCTGCTGAGCGGGAGCTGGGACTAG